A section of the Clostridium sp. TW13 genome encodes:
- a CDS encoding DnaD domain protein: MSTFMLKSSSITFTPVSNVFIEKYMPKARGEFIKVYLLMLKYSTSGELGVSSSIVASNLNLLESDVMNALNYWNDEGLIKLKSIDRMGNFDISFCDISDSDTDSSNVNLLDELNNTNSKDMLKDIESLVGRPLSPKEMTTYLSWQRDFNFSYEMILLLIEYCTSKGKSDIRYIEKVALNWYDSKITSIEEAQAYIAKSEDKWLKIRSILDFLGIKNGEIMKPQQDLLEKWLYKYNFTVDMIKKASTICFERLNRADFKYIDGILSRWYADNLKTVQDVDNKDALRRNTPSQKKVNAQNNNNLKFNNFEQRTYDYDDLEKKLLGWDDND, translated from the coding sequence ATGAGTACATTTATGCTAAAAAGTTCATCTATTACCTTTACACCTGTTAGTAATGTCTTTATAGAAAAATATATGCCTAAAGCTCGTGGAGAATTTATTAAGGTTTATTTGTTGATGTTAAAATACAGCACTTCAGGAGAACTTGGAGTAAGTTCATCAATAGTAGCATCTAATTTAAACTTATTAGAATCTGATGTTATGAATGCTTTAAATTATTGGAATGATGAAGGTCTAATAAAACTTAAATCAATTGACCGTATGGGTAATTTTGATATTAGTTTTTGTGACATCTCTGACAGTGATACTGATTCATCTAATGTAAATCTTTTAGATGAACTTAATAATACTAACTCAAAGGATATGTTAAAAGATATAGAAAGCTTAGTTGGTAGACCACTATCCCCTAAGGAGATGACCACTTATTTAAGTTGGCAAAGAGATTTTAACTTTTCCTATGAAATGATCCTATTATTAATTGAATATTGCACTTCTAAAGGAAAGAGTGATATCAGATATATTGAGAAGGTAGCCTTAAATTGGTATGATTCAAAGATAACTTCAATAGAAGAAGCTCAAGCTTATATAGCAAAAAGTGAAGATAAATGGTTAAAAATCAGAAGTATCTTAGACTTTCTAGGAATAAAAAACGGAGAGATTATGAAACCTCAACAAGACCTTCTTGAAAAATGGTTATATAAATATAACTTTACCGTAGATATGATAAAAAAAGCTTCTACTATATGCTTCGAAAGATTAAATAGAGCTGATTTTAAATATATTGATGGTATATTATCTCGATGGTATGCCGATAATCTTAAGACAGTGCAGGATGTAGATAATAAGGATGCACTTAGAAGAAATACTCCATCACAAAAAAAGGTCAATGCTCAAAACAATAACAATCTTAAGTTTAATAACTTTGAGCAAAGAACTTATGATTATGATGACTTGGAGAAAAAATTGTTAGGATGGGATGATAATGATTAA